The following proteins are co-located in the Streptomyces bottropensis ATCC 25435 genome:
- a CDS encoding DUF1003 domain-containing protein: protein MVPDRDGRERRPGARESRHTGRERAHSGVGARERTASSGGPQRERPLSGATARPRTRLDQPLPRRARFLPEWDPEAFGRLSERIARFLGTGTFLVWMTVVIILWVVWNVSAPRDLRFDNYPFIFLTLMLSLQASYAAPLILLAQNRQDDRDRVNLEQDRKQNERSIADTEYLTREIAALRIGLGEVATRDWLRSELHDLVRELQEHDGEAPRGTRKVFPPEHPRGRDKGDR, encoded by the coding sequence ATGGTTCCTGACCGGGACGGGCGCGAAAGGCGGCCGGGGGCCCGTGAGAGCCGGCACACGGGGCGTGAGCGGGCGCACTCCGGCGTGGGCGCCCGGGAGCGCACGGCCTCCTCCGGAGGGCCTCAGCGGGAGCGCCCGCTCTCCGGGGCCACCGCCCGCCCCCGTACCCGTCTCGACCAGCCGCTGCCGCGCCGGGCCAGGTTCCTGCCCGAGTGGGACCCGGAGGCGTTCGGACGTCTGTCGGAGCGGATCGCGCGATTCCTGGGCACGGGCACGTTCCTGGTGTGGATGACGGTCGTCATCATCCTGTGGGTCGTGTGGAACGTCTCCGCCCCCCGCGACCTGCGCTTCGACAACTACCCCTTCATCTTCCTGACCCTGATGCTCTCCCTGCAGGCCTCCTACGCCGCCCCGCTGATCCTGCTCGCGCAGAACCGCCAGGACGACCGCGACCGGGTCAACCTGGAGCAGGACCGCAAGCAGAACGAGCGCTCGATCGCCGACACCGAGTACCTGACCAGGGAGATCGCCGCGCTGCGCATTGGCCTCGGCGAGGTCGCCACCCGCGACTGGCTGCGTTCCGAGCTGCACGACCTGGTCAGAGAGCTGCAGGAGCACGACGGGGAGGCTCCGCGCGGAACCCGGAAGGTATTCCCGCCGGAACACCCGCGCGGACGTGACAAGGGCGACCGCTGA
- a CDS encoding magnesium transporter MgtE N-terminal domain-containing protein, whose protein sequence is MAAVAPRIFVSHLSGVAVFDPSGDQVGRVRDLVAILRVGRKPPRLLGLVVELSTRRRIFLPMTRVTGIQSGQVITTGVLNVRRFEQRPTERLVVGELLDRRVQLVDTGEEVTVLDVSVQQLPARRDWEIDRVFVRKGKGGAFRRHKGETLTVEWSAVTGFSLEEHGQGAESLLATFEQLRPADLANVLHHLSPKRRAEVAAALDDDRLADVLEELPEDDQIEILGKLKEERAADVLEAMDPDDAADLLAELPEEEQERLLTLMQPDDAADVRRLMAYEEKTAGGLMTTEPIVLRPDATVADALARVRNADLSPALAAQVYVCRPPDETPTGKYLGTVHFQRLLRDPPYTLVGSILDDDLQPLDPEAALRAVAGFFATYDMVAAPVVDESGSLLGAVTVDDVLDHMLPEDWRETEFHLHEDDSVTAQEEGTSDGS, encoded by the coding sequence ATGGCGGCGGTGGCGCCCCGGATCTTCGTCTCCCACCTCTCCGGCGTCGCCGTCTTCGATCCGAGCGGCGATCAGGTGGGCCGCGTCCGCGACCTCGTCGCCATCCTGCGGGTGGGCCGGAAGCCGCCGAGGCTGCTCGGTCTGGTCGTCGAACTGTCCACCCGCCGCCGGATCTTCCTGCCCATGACCCGGGTCACCGGCATCCAGTCCGGCCAGGTCATCACCACCGGTGTGCTGAACGTGCGCCGGTTCGAGCAGCGCCCCACCGAGCGCCTCGTCGTCGGGGAACTGCTGGACCGCCGGGTACAACTCGTGGACACGGGCGAGGAGGTGACGGTCCTCGACGTCTCCGTCCAGCAGCTGCCGGCCCGCCGGGACTGGGAGATCGACCGGGTGTTCGTCCGCAAGGGCAAGGGCGGCGCGTTCCGGCGCCACAAGGGAGAGACGCTGACGGTGGAGTGGTCGGCGGTCACCGGGTTCTCGCTGGAGGAGCACGGGCAGGGCGCCGAGAGCCTCCTCGCGACCTTCGAGCAGCTCCGCCCGGCCGACCTCGCGAACGTCCTGCACCACCTCTCCCCCAAGCGCCGGGCCGAGGTCGCCGCCGCCCTCGACGACGACCGGCTCGCCGACGTCCTGGAGGAGCTGCCCGAGGACGACCAGATCGAGATCCTCGGCAAGCTCAAGGAGGAGCGGGCCGCCGACGTCCTGGAGGCCATGGACCCCGACGACGCCGCCGACCTCCTCGCCGAGCTCCCGGAGGAGGAGCAGGAGCGGCTGCTGACCCTGATGCAGCCGGACGACGCGGCGGACGTACGGCGGCTCATGGCGTACGAGGAGAAGACGGCCGGCGGTCTGATGACCACCGAGCCGATCGTGCTGCGCCCGGACGCGACCGTCGCCGACGCGCTCGCGCGGGTCCGCAACGCCGACCTGTCCCCCGCGCTGGCCGCCCAGGTCTATGTGTGCCGGCCGCCCGACGAGACCCCGACCGGCAAGTACCTGGGCACGGTCCACTTCCAGCGCCTGCTGCGGGACCCGCCGTACACCCTCGTCGGTTCGATCCTCGACGACGATCTCCAGCCGCTGGACCCGGAGGCCGCGCTGCGCGCCGTCGCCGGGTTCTTCGCGACGTACGACATGGTCGCGGCGCCCGTGGTGGACGAGAGCGGCTCGCTGCTGGGCGCGGTGACCGTGGACGACGTGCTGGACCACATGCTGCCCGAGGACTGGCGGGAGACGGAGTTCCACCTGCACGAGGACGACTCCGTCACCGCCCAGGAGGAGGGAACGTCGGATGGTTCCTGA
- a CDS encoding magnesium and cobalt transport protein CorA: MSMIHNLRAAVRPSRPSRLSLRKDGGVYDATRPAEAPTAVVDCGVYRDGARVTFERDLTPHEAIRQARRDGGFVWIGLHEPSEAEFAGIAAEFGLHPLAVEDAVHAHQRPKLERYDDTLFTVFKTIHYVEHDELTATSEVVESGEVMCFTGRDFFITVRHGGQGSLRALRHRLQDDPELLGKGPSAVLHAIADHVVDGYVAVADAVQDDIDEVETEVFSPGRKGTPRGTDAGRIYQLKREVMEFKRAVLPLVRPMQLLSERPMRLIDPDIQKYFRDVADHLARVQEQVVGFDELLNSILQANLAQASVAQNEDMRKITSWAAIIAVPTMVCGVYGMNFDYMPETHWKFGYPVVLGVTVALCLGIHRTLKRNGWL; the protein is encoded by the coding sequence ATGTCGATGATCCACAACCTGCGTGCCGCGGTCCGCCCGTCCCGTCCCTCCCGGCTGTCGCTGCGCAAGGACGGTGGCGTGTACGACGCCACGCGTCCGGCGGAGGCGCCTACGGCCGTGGTCGACTGCGGCGTGTACCGCGACGGCGCACGTGTCACGTTCGAGCGCGACCTGACGCCGCATGAGGCCATCCGTCAGGCGCGCCGCGACGGCGGATTCGTCTGGATCGGTCTGCACGAGCCCTCGGAGGCCGAATTCGCCGGTATCGCCGCCGAGTTCGGGCTGCACCCGCTGGCCGTGGAGGACGCGGTGCACGCGCACCAGCGGCCCAAGCTGGAGCGCTACGACGACACCCTCTTCACCGTCTTCAAGACGATCCACTACGTGGAGCACGACGAACTCACCGCCACCAGCGAGGTCGTGGAGTCCGGCGAGGTCATGTGCTTCACCGGGCGGGACTTCTTCATCACCGTGCGGCACGGCGGGCAGGGCTCGTTGCGGGCGCTGCGTCACCGGCTGCAGGACGACCCGGAGTTGCTCGGCAAGGGCCCCTCGGCCGTGCTGCACGCCATCGCCGACCACGTCGTCGACGGGTACGTGGCGGTCGCGGACGCCGTGCAGGACGACATCGACGAGGTGGAGACGGAGGTGTTCTCCCCCGGGCGCAAGGGCACGCCCCGGGGCACCGACGCCGGCCGGATCTACCAACTCAAGCGCGAGGTCATGGAGTTCAAGCGTGCGGTGCTGCCGCTGGTGCGGCCCATGCAGCTGCTGAGCGAGCGGCCGATGCGGCTGATCGACCCGGACATCCAGAAGTACTTCCGTGACGTGGCCGACCACCTCGCCCGCGTCCAGGAGCAGGTCGTCGGCTTCGACGAGCTGCTCAACTCGATCCTCCAGGCGAACCTGGCGCAGGCCTCCGTCGCGCAGAACGAGGACATGCGCAAGATCACGTCGTGGGCGGCCATCATCGCCGTCCCGACGATGGTGTGCGGCGTCTACGGCATGAACTTCGACTACATGCCGGAGACGCACTGGAAGTTCGGCTACCCGGTGGTCCTCGGCGTCACGGTCGCGCTCTGCCTCGGCATCCACCGCACGCTGAAGCGCAACGGGTGGCTGTAG
- a CDS encoding suppressor of fused domain protein, with the protein MADVLPLVEARLRTALGEPDARAAVTFLGTDRIEVLRFVDGDVVRYATLGMSAQPMADPTAVLADPVKGPRAELVLSVRHGVADTDKVLRPLAVLAASPQVEGVIVAPGASLDVGGPLWPGAPFTSVLVAESGGLVEDLELDAPADPVRFLPLLPMTANEAAWKRVHGAQALQERWLTQGTDLRDPSRRSVSLD; encoded by the coding sequence ATGGCTGATGTTCTTCCGTTGGTGGAGGCCCGTCTGCGCACCGCGCTGGGCGAACCGGACGCGCGCGCCGCCGTCACCTTCCTCGGCACGGACCGTATCGAGGTGCTCCGTTTCGTCGACGGCGACGTCGTCCGGTACGCCACGCTCGGCATGTCGGCCCAGCCGATGGCCGACCCCACCGCGGTCCTCGCCGACCCCGTGAAGGGCCCCCGCGCGGAACTCGTCCTGTCCGTGCGGCACGGCGTCGCCGACACCGACAAGGTGCTCCGCCCGCTCGCCGTGCTCGCCGCGTCACCGCAGGTCGAGGGGGTGATCGTGGCTCCCGGCGCCTCTCTCGACGTGGGCGGCCCGCTCTGGCCGGGAGCCCCCTTCACCTCTGTCCTCGTCGCCGAGTCGGGCGGCCTGGTCGAGGACCTCGAACTCGACGCGCCCGCCGACCCCGTACGGTTCCTGCCCCTGCTGCCGATGACCGCCAACGAGGCGGCCTGGAAGCGCGTGCACGGCGCCCAGGCCCTCCAGGAGCGCTGGCTCACCCAGGGGACGGATCTGCGTGACCCGTCCCGCAGGTCGGTCTCCCTGGACTGA
- a CDS encoding DUF6758 family protein translates to MRGEPSCPKCGGRVRAPGLFADSWQCAAHGTVHPLQPVIPPSVEALGVVVHRAKVPVWMPWPLPVGWLFTGAAFAGDDRSGGRATAVACSGPGPLGGVGELVLIAEELGVGLGARYAGIDGPDPGPYLSVEKPPQAKVLAAGRPTPLWHVTGTPDDRAVFAGEALGLWLWAVVWPEQTGLLMYDELVLTDLRDAGAEVELLPCGALSPRILEP, encoded by the coding sequence ATGAGGGGCGAACCCAGTTGCCCGAAGTGTGGTGGCCGGGTCAGGGCTCCCGGCCTCTTTGCCGACTCCTGGCAGTGCGCCGCGCACGGGACGGTGCACCCGCTGCAGCCCGTGATCCCGCCCAGCGTCGAGGCCCTCGGCGTCGTGGTGCACCGTGCCAAGGTGCCCGTCTGGATGCCGTGGCCGCTGCCCGTGGGCTGGCTGTTCACGGGCGCCGCGTTCGCCGGTGACGACCGCAGCGGCGGACGCGCCACCGCCGTGGCCTGTTCGGGTCCCGGGCCGCTCGGCGGCGTCGGCGAACTCGTCCTCATCGCGGAGGAACTCGGTGTGGGTCTCGGTGCGCGCTACGCGGGCATCGACGGTCCCGATCCCGGGCCCTACCTGAGCGTCGAGAAACCACCCCAGGCCAAGGTGCTCGCCGCCGGCCGTCCCACGCCGCTGTGGCATGTCACCGGTACGCCGGACGACCGTGCCGTTTTCGCGGGGGAGGCGCTCGGCCTGTGGCTCTGGGCCGTCGTGTGGCCCGAGCAGACCGGGCTCCTGATGTACGACGAACTGGTCCTGACGGATCTGCGGGACGCGGGCGCGGAGGTGGAACTGCTGCCGTGCGGGGCGCTCTCGCCGCGGATCCTGGAACCGTAG
- a CDS encoding PHP domain-containing protein, producing the protein MRIDLHCHSTASDGTDTPAELVRKARATGLDVVALTDHDTTRGHAEAIAALPEGLTLVTGAELSCRLDGVSMHMLAYLFDPEEPELLAERELVRDDRVPRARAMIVKLNELGVPVTWEQVARIAGGGSVGRPHVATALVDLGVVPTVDDAFTGQWLADGGRAHVAKHETDPFEALRLIKGAGGVAVFAHPAAAKRGRTVPESAVADLAAAGLDGIEVDHMEHDTATRARLRGLAKELGLLTTGSSDYHGSRKTCVLGEYTTDPEVYGEITRRATGAFPVPGTGGAR; encoded by the coding sequence GTGCGTATCGATCTGCACTGCCACTCCACGGCCTCCGACGGTACGGACACCCCGGCCGAGCTGGTGCGGAAGGCGCGGGCGACCGGGCTGGACGTCGTCGCGCTGACCGATCACGACACGACGCGCGGGCACGCCGAGGCGATCGCCGCGCTGCCGGAGGGGCTCACGCTGGTCACCGGCGCCGAGCTGTCGTGCCGCCTGGACGGTGTCAGCATGCACATGCTGGCCTACCTGTTCGACCCCGAGGAGCCCGAACTGCTCGCCGAGCGTGAGCTGGTCCGGGACGACCGCGTGCCGCGAGCCCGCGCGATGATCGTCAAGCTGAACGAACTGGGTGTGCCGGTGACCTGGGAGCAGGTCGCGCGGATCGCCGGCGGCGGTTCCGTGGGACGCCCGCACGTGGCCACCGCGCTGGTCGATCTCGGCGTCGTACCGACGGTGGACGACGCCTTCACCGGGCAGTGGCTCGCCGACGGCGGCCGCGCCCACGTGGCGAAGCACGAGACGGATCCTTTCGAGGCGCTCCGGCTGATCAAGGGCGCCGGCGGTGTCGCCGTCTTCGCCCACCCCGCCGCCGCCAAGCGCGGCCGGACCGTACCGGAATCCGCCGTCGCGGACCTCGCCGCCGCCGGGCTCGACGGCATCGAGGTGGACCACATGGAGCACGACACGGCGACCCGGGCGCGGCTGCGGGGTCTGGCGAAGGAGCTGGGACTGCTCACCACGGGCTCCTCGGACTACCACGGCAGCCGTAAGACCTGCGTGCTCGGCGAGTACACGACCGACCCCGAGGTGTACGGGGAGATCACGCGCCGGGCCACCGGAGCCTTCCCCGTCCCCGGGACCGGCGGAGCCCGCTAG
- a CDS encoding MarC family protein → MFDLAVFGSLFLTLFVIMDPPGITPIFLGLTAGRPARTQKRMAFQAVCVAGGVITVFGLLGHQILDYLHVSVPALMIAGGLLLLLIALDLLTGKSDEPAQTKDVNVALVPLGMPLLAGPGAIVSVILAVQKADGVAGQVSVWTAILAIHIVLWLTMRYSLLIIRVIKDGGVVLVTRLAGMMLSAIAVQQIINGVTQVVRAS, encoded by the coding sequence GTGTTCGATCTCGCCGTTTTCGGTTCCCTCTTCCTCACCCTCTTCGTGATCATGGATCCCCCCGGGATCACCCCGATCTTCCTCGGGCTCACCGCCGGGCGGCCCGCTCGGACGCAGAAGCGCATGGCGTTCCAGGCCGTCTGCGTGGCGGGGGGTGTGATCACGGTCTTCGGGCTGCTCGGGCACCAGATCCTGGACTATCTGCATGTTTCCGTGCCGGCGCTGATGATCGCGGGTGGGCTGCTGCTCCTGCTGATCGCGCTCGATCTGCTGACCGGCAAGAGCGACGAGCCGGCTCAGACGAAGGACGTGAACGTCGCCCTCGTCCCGCTGGGGATGCCGTTGCTGGCCGGACCCGGTGCGATCGTCTCGGTGATCCTGGCGGTGCAGAAGGCGGACGGGGTGGCCGGTCAGGTGTCCGTGTGGACGGCGATCCTGGCGATCCACATCGTGCTGTGGCTGACCATGCGGTACTCGCTGCTGATCATCCGGGTCATCAAGGACGGCGGCGTGGTGCTGGTGACCCGGCTCGCGGGCATGATGCTCTCCGCGATCGCCGTGCAGCAGATCATCAACGGAGTCACCCAGGTCGTGCGGGCCTCGTAG
- a CDS encoding NYN domain-containing protein — protein MDVMNDDLTALGARIDRTNELLHRMLAEVAKTPSTHAIFVDAGYLYAAVGRLAAGTEDRRSFDLDAEGLIDALIDKARTIFADSRLLRVYWYDGARRRIHTAEQQSIAELPDVKVRLGNLNANNQQKGVDSLIRSDLESLARQRAISDAALIGGDEDLVSAVEAAQGYGARVHLWGIEAPEGRNQAEPLLWEVDSQRTFDLDFFKPYVSRRGAALYDAPTGARPSREDVRFVGAQIAAKWLASRGRETLQELLHSHPYLPGSVDQDLLVEAEGLLQYSLRGQADLRRALRDGFWEHLRAQY, from the coding sequence ATGGACGTGATGAACGACGACCTCACGGCGCTCGGCGCCCGCATCGACCGAACGAACGAGCTGCTGCACCGCATGCTCGCCGAGGTGGCGAAGACACCCTCGACACACGCGATCTTCGTCGATGCCGGGTACCTGTACGCGGCCGTGGGGCGGCTCGCCGCGGGGACGGAGGACCGGCGGTCCTTCGACCTCGACGCGGAGGGGCTCATCGACGCGCTGATCGACAAGGCGCGCACGATCTTCGCGGACAGCCGGCTGCTGCGGGTCTACTGGTACGACGGGGCACGCCGCCGCATCCATACGGCCGAACAGCAGTCGATCGCCGAGCTGCCGGACGTGAAGGTGCGCCTCGGCAACCTCAACGCCAACAACCAGCAGAAGGGCGTCGACTCCCTCATCCGCAGCGACCTGGAGTCACTGGCCCGGCAGCGCGCGATCAGTGACGCCGCCCTCATCGGCGGCGACGAGGACCTGGTCTCGGCGGTCGAGGCCGCCCAGGGGTACGGGGCGCGGGTCCATCTGTGGGGCATCGAGGCGCCCGAGGGCCGCAACCAGGCCGAGCCGCTGCTCTGGGAGGTCGACAGCCAGCGGACCTTCGACCTCGACTTCTTCAAGCCGTACGTGTCTCGGCGGGGCGCCGCCCTCTACGACGCGCCCACCGGTGCCCGTCCCAGCCGCGAGGACGTCCGCTTCGTCGGCGCCCAGATCGCCGCGAAGTGGCTCGCCTCCCGGGGCCGGGAAACCCTCCAGGAGCTTCTCCACAGCCACCCCTACCTCCCCGGCTCCGTCGACCAGGACCTGCTCGTCGAGGCGGAGGGACTGCTCCAGTACTCGCTGCGGGGCCAGGCCGACCTGCGACGCGCACTGCGGGACGGCTTCTGGGAGCACCTGCGGGCGCAGTACTAG
- a CDS encoding alpha/beta fold hydrolase, whose product MSRPPTFTPPAGARAYLLRTARGEFAVIEAGAPVKGTVLLVPGFTGSKEDFIALHEPLAAAGYRSVAVDGRGQYESPGAEDDEAPYAQEELAKDLLAQAQAVGDGTPLHLVGHSLGGQISRAALLLDASPFGSLTLMASGPAQISVGQQERVKLLRDALAVMDMEQVWDALQAMEAPEPEEAETGALDEGLDDSADLRRRWLSTSPAQLIATGRQLCAEPDRVAELAALDLPKHVLSGERDDTWPIPVLDDMAVRLNAHRTVVHDAEHSPNTDQPQATADALIGFWDRIAR is encoded by the coding sequence ATGAGCCGTCCGCCTACCTTCACCCCGCCCGCCGGTGCCAGGGCGTACCTGTTGCGTACCGCGCGTGGGGAGTTCGCCGTGATCGAGGCGGGGGCGCCGGTGAAGGGCACCGTGCTGCTCGTGCCGGGGTTCACGGGGAGCAAGGAGGACTTCATCGCGCTGCACGAGCCGTTGGCGGCCGCCGGGTACCGGTCGGTGGCGGTGGACGGGCGCGGGCAGTACGAGAGCCCGGGTGCCGAGGACGACGAAGCCCCGTACGCGCAGGAGGAGTTGGCGAAGGATCTGCTCGCCCAGGCGCAGGCCGTGGGCGACGGCACCCCGCTGCACCTCGTCGGCCACTCCCTCGGCGGCCAGATCTCCCGGGCCGCCCTGCTGCTGGACGCCTCCCCCTTCGGCTCGCTCACCCTGATGGCCTCGGGCCCCGCCCAGATCTCGGTGGGCCAGCAGGAGCGCGTGAAGCTGTTGCGGGACGCCCTCGCGGTGATGGACATGGAGCAGGTCTGGGACGCCCTCCAGGCGATGGAGGCGCCGGAGCCGGAGGAGGCCGAGACGGGCGCCCTCGACGAAGGCCTGGACGATAGCGCCGACCTGCGGCGGCGCTGGCTCTCCACCAGCCCCGCCCAGCTCATCGCCACGGGCCGCCAGCTCTGCGCGGAGCCCGACCGCGTCGCCGAACTCGCCGCCCTGGACCTGCCCAAGCACGTCCTGTCCGGCGAACGGGACGACACCTGGCCGATCCCGGTCCTCGACGACATGGCCGTACGGCTGAACGCCCACCGCACCGTCGTCCACGACGCCGAGCACTCCCCGAACACCGATCAGCCGCAGGCGACGGCCGACGCCCTGATCGGCTTCTGGGACCGGATCGCCCGCTGA
- a CDS encoding DEAD/DEAH box helicase, translated as MTLPVALTGTDIIGQAKTGTGKTLGFGLPLLERVVVPADVEAGRAKPEDLVDSPQALVVVPTRELCTQVTNDLLTAGKVRNVRVTAIYGGRAYEPQVEALKKGVDVVIGTPGRLLDLAGQKKLNLKHVKCLVLDEADEMLDLGFLPDVEKIINMLPARRQTMLFSATMPGAVIGLARRYMSQPTHISATSPDDEGATVRNTAQHIYRAHNMDKPEIVSRILQADGRGLVMVFCRTKRTAADLADQLKQRGFASGAVHGDLGQGAREQALRAFRNGKVDVLVCTDVAARGIDVEGVTHVINYQSPEDEKTYLHRIGRTGRAGAKGIAITLVDWDDIPRWQLINKALNLGFNDPPETYSTSPHLFEELSIPTGTKGVLPRSERTRAGLEAEELEDLGEPGGRGPRGRGGRSSAPSSSAERERERPARTPRRRRRTRSGATVDGVSPEAAAVTQPSESARTPDAGSVESEGESRTPRRRRRTRTGANPGARSPRRRDGSAEQLINKALNSVVQRPARGRFPPSRWRGGRQAASGRRARPQVRWRGRERSTGRRGPGPRGRGGASPPRRRPPTPSVRPGRYAPASRRTRSGRLERAGPSRRLRAREEPREGRRAPADPAVPGGNERVTASALEDESARHVAAHRPTPDRAGTRGRPRSDAAAVAWGSGGTAPESRLDSSREAARVGTPVGEARRAHADGGPRVPRRAAESAIAPEPPARAAWWQEARARGEAAGTAERRTRKAPPPPWRPRRARRAPERHPTRDRPRAPRAATRGKPAARGGGRRRGGRARAACRTRKPPAPRPWPPLPRRRSTPPGTAAEEAPAKPRRRTRKVAAPAEAVVEETTAEEAPAAPRRRTRKAATAAVEATDSAAEATLDTVEEPKPRRRARKTVAEAAEAAVPAQPTQEQATKPRRTRKAAVAAPAAVGEEAVAETPAPRRRARKAAAAVEAAES; from the coding sequence ATGACGCTCCCGGTCGCCCTCACCGGCACCGACATCATCGGCCAGGCCAAGACCGGCACCGGCAAGACGCTGGGCTTCGGCCTCCCGCTCCTGGAGCGCGTCGTCGTCCCCGCCGACGTCGAGGCCGGCCGCGCCAAGCCCGAGGACCTCGTCGACTCGCCGCAGGCGCTCGTCGTCGTCCCCACGCGCGAGCTGTGCACCCAGGTCACCAACGACCTGCTGACCGCCGGCAAGGTGCGCAACGTGCGCGTCACCGCGATCTACGGCGGCCGCGCCTACGAGCCCCAGGTCGAGGCCCTCAAGAAGGGCGTCGACGTCGTCATCGGTACGCCGGGGCGGCTCCTCGACCTCGCGGGCCAGAAGAAGCTGAACCTGAAGCACGTCAAGTGCCTGGTCCTCGACGAGGCCGACGAGATGCTCGACCTGGGCTTCCTGCCCGACGTCGAGAAGATCATCAACATGCTTCCGGCCCGCCGCCAGACGATGCTGTTCTCGGCGACCATGCCGGGCGCGGTCATCGGTCTGGCCCGCCGGTACATGTCCCAGCCGACCCACATCAGCGCCACGTCGCCGGACGACGAGGGCGCGACGGTCCGGAACACCGCGCAGCACATCTACCGCGCGCACAACATGGACAAGCCCGAGATCGTCTCGCGCATACTGCAGGCCGACGGCCGGGGACTGGTCATGGTCTTCTGCCGTACGAAGCGCACCGCGGCCGATCTCGCCGACCAGCTCAAGCAGCGGGGCTTCGCCTCCGGCGCGGTCCACGGCGACCTCGGCCAGGGCGCGCGCGAGCAGGCCCTGCGTGCCTTCCGCAACGGCAAGGTGGACGTCCTCGTCTGCACCGACGTCGCCGCCCGCGGCATCGACGTCGAGGGTGTCACCCACGTCATCAACTACCAGTCCCCCGAAGACGAGAAGACGTACCTGCACCGCATCGGCCGTACGGGCCGCGCGGGCGCCAAGGGCATCGCGATCACCCTCGTCGACTGGGACGACATCCCGCGCTGGCAGCTGATCAACAAGGCGCTGAACCTCGGGTTCAACGACCCGCCGGAGACCTACTCCACCTCCCCGCACCTCTTCGAGGAGCTGAGCATCCCGACCGGCACCAAGGGTGTCCTGCCGCGCTCCGAGCGCACTCGTGCCGGGCTGGAGGCCGAGGAGCTGGAGGACCTGGGCGAGCCGGGCGGGCGCGGTCCGCGCGGCCGTGGCGGCCGTTCCTCCGCCCCGTCGTCGTCCGCCGAGCGCGAGCGTGAGCGCCCGGCGCGTACGCCGCGTCGTCGCCGCCGTACGCGCAGTGGAGCCACCGTGGACGGGGTGTCCCCGGAGGCCGCGGCCGTCACGCAGCCCTCGGAGTCCGCGCGGACGCCGGACGCCGGTTCCGTGGAGTCCGAGGGCGAAAGCCGTACGCCTCGCCGTCGCCGTCGCACCCGGACCGGGGCGAACCCCGGTGCGCGATCGCCTCGTCGCCGGGACGGATCCGCGGAGCAGCTGATCAACAAGGCCCTGAACTCGGTGGTTCAACGACCCGCTCGCGGGCGCTTCCCGCCGAGCCGGTGGAGGGGAGGACGCCAAGCCGCGTCTGGCCGCCGCGCGCGCCCGCAAGTTCGGTGGAGAGGCCGAGAGCGGAGCACCGGGCGCCGGGGGCCCGGGCCGCGCGGCCGTGGCGGCGCTTCTCCGCCCCGTCGGCGTCCGCCGACGCCGAGCGTGAGGCCCGGGCGCTACGCCCCGGCGTCGCGCCGTACGCGCAGTGGGAGGCTGGAGCGTGCCGGCCCCAGCCGGCGCCTGCGCGCACGCGAGGAGCCCCGCGAGGGTCGCCGCGCGCCGGCGGATCCGGCAGTGCCTGGGGGCAACGAACGCGTAACCGCCTCCGCTCTCGAGGACGAGAGCGCCAGGCACGTCGCCGCGCACCGGCCGACACCCGACAGGGCGGGCACCCGCGGAAGGCCGCGCAGCGACGCGGCAGCCGTCGCCTGGGGAAGCGGCGGGACGGCGCCGGAATCGCGCCTGGACAGCAGCCGCGAAGCCGCGCGCGTCGGGACGCCCGTCGGCGAGGCCCGCCGAGCGCACGCCGACGGCGGCCCGCGCGTGCCGCGGCGCGCCGCCGAGAGCGCGATAGCTCCGGAGCCGCCGGCGAGGGCCGCGTGGTGGCAGGAAGCGCGCGCCCGAGGAGAGGCCGCCGGCACCGCCGAACGCCGCACCCGCAAGGCGCCACCGCCGCCGTGGAGGCCACGCCGCGCCCGACGCGCGCCGGAACGCCACCCAACTCGCGACCGGCCGCGGGCGCCGCGCGCCGCAACGAGGGGGAAGCCGGCCGCCCGTGGTGGAGGCCGTCGCCGAGGAGGCCGCGCCCGCGCCGCGTGCCGGACCCGTAAGCCGCCGGCGCCGCGCCCGTGGCCGCCGCTGCCGAGGCGGCGCTCGACACCGCCGGGGACGGCCGCCGAGGAGGCTCCCGCCAAGCCGCGTCGCCGGACCCGCAAGGTCGCCGCACCCGCCGAGGCCGTGGTCGAGGAGACCACCGCCGAGGAGGCCCCGGCCGCACCCCGACGCCGCACCCGCAAGGCCGCCACCGCCGCCGTCGAGGCCACCGACAGCGCCGCCGAAGCCACCCTCGACACCGTCGAGGAGCCCAAGCCGCGCCGCCGCGCCCGCAAGACCGTGGCGGAAGCCGCCGAGGCGGCGGTTCCGGCACAGCCGACGCAGGAGCAGGCCACGAAGCCGCGTCGTACGCGCAAGGCCGCGGTGGCCGCGCCTGCGGCCGTCGGCGAGGAGGCGGTGGCCGAGACCCCGGCCCCGCGTCGTCGCGCGCGCAAGGCCGCCGCCGCCGTGGAGGCCGCGGAGAGCTGA